The sequence below is a genomic window from Lentimicrobium saccharophilum.
AGTTCAATCTGCAGCAGTTCATTTTCGGCAATGGTACCGATATTAAATCTTCCCCTGGCAATCTGATAAAGGGTATCGTTATTGGCCAGGTTGATCTGCTGAATTTTCTGGCGGATCTGCGCATCCAGCAGGCTAAAAAACAGATTGACGGCCGAAATGCTGACCTGCTCTACATCCTCGATGTATCTGCGTTCAGCTTCGTTGTAGCGCATGGGCTCCACCCTGCGTGCCCACCGGAAAGGGTTATAGTTGAACAAAGGCTGCCTTATCCCGATGTTCAGGGGAGAAGAGAGGTAGGAAGTAACGGTGCTGTCGCTGAAAAGGTCGATGCGCTGGAGATCAGAGTTAAGAAATATCTGTCCGCCGGTCAACCCGATATTTTTTGACAGTGACAAGGCTGCAGTATAATTGGCCAGGTTGCGTTCGTAGAAGAAATCCCCCTCGGGCGTTGTGATCTTCTCGATGCTCCGGCTCAGGCTGGGCAGGGTTCCGTCAAGGGTAAGCATGGGCATCAGACCCGCCTTATAATTCCGGTACTGCCAGTAACTGCTCCTGAACCGGTGCTGTGCAGCCAGGGCGTCGGGCGACTGTCTTTTGGCTATTTCGATTACCTCGGGCAATGTAAGTACCTTAACCTGGGTCTGGGCGCCTGCAAACCCACAAGCTGAGATAATCAGAACAAAAAGTAAAGAAATCCTTAAACTACGCATTTTAAATATCATTAAGACCTAAGATTGCTGAATTTGCTGACAAGTATATGTATCCATTGTTTTACTCATACCGGAGAGAAGTCACTGGATCCTGCATTGCGGCTTTCTTGGCAGGCATATACCCGAAGGCGATTCCCACTGTGGCTGAAACACCGAATGAAATTACAATTGAGGCCAATGAAACGATGGTAAGAATGCCCGCAACTTCCATGATGATTTTCGCCAGGGCCATGCCCAGGAAAATTCCGACAATTCCTCCCGAAAGGCTGATCAGGGTTGCTTCTGCCAGAAACTGAAAAATAACATCCTTCCGGGTGGCGCCGGTGGCCATACGGATACCGATTTCCTTGGTGCGCTCCATCACTGAGGCCAGCATGATATTCATAATTCCTATACCGCCGACAATGAGTGAAATGCTGGCAATGGCCCCCAGCACAATGTTGAAAATATCTTTTGTGCGTTGTTCCTGCTTCAGCAGGAGTTCCGGCACCTTGATCTCGAAATCATCCACCCCGGCATGCCGGCGTTTGAGCATCCGCTGAATGATCTCCGATGTCTGGCTGATCAGGTCGGTCTCTTTTACCTGCACCACAATCTTGTCGATCTGGTTGGCTACGCCTTCATCGCTGCCCCCTGAAGAGGAGAAAGACATGAATCCCCCGTCAATAACCACACTTCCGCTGCTACCTCCCCTGATCATAGCCGTTGTGACCACAGAACGGTCGCGGTATCGTAAAAGCATCGTTTGAATAGGCGCATAAACCTGGTTATTGTAATCACTGATACCCAGATTTTCCGAAATCTCCGCATTCACGGCACGGCTCTGCAATACGCCGGTAACCTTGAGCCAGACGTTGCCACATTTGACATACCTTCCGACCGGATCGGAATGGGGAAACAGCTTTGCTTTGATGGTAGCCCCGAGAATGCAGACCGCCTTTCCTTCGCGCAACTGCTCCTCGTTAAACATCTCACCACGTTCGAGGGGGAGGCTGAAAACATCAAAAAAGTCCGGGGTGACACCGCTTACTTTTCCATAGGTACTCACCCCTTCTGAAATAATCACAGATTCATACACCACTTCCGGGCTGACTTTCTCAACAGAAGGAATGATGGCCGCAATACTGGCGGCATCGGCAAGCGTTAATCCCGGAGAGAATTTTTCAGTAGCCTGCTTTCCCTGTCCGTTTTCCTTGGCAGCTTCTTCCATTTTTGACTCCACCTTTGGCATGATGATGATGTTGTTCACCCCCACCAGCTTCATCTGTTCAAGAATCTCCTGTTTTGCCCCGTTGCCAATGGCAAGCATGGCAATTACCGCAGCTACACCAAAGATTATTCCCAACGCCGTGAGCATGGAACGGAATCTGTTGGCAAAAACGGCTTCCAGTGCAATGGTGAGTATGTAGAGTTTCCGGCCGGTGAAAAATATTTTTTTCATGAATCAATACCTGTTAACACTGAACGCTTACAAACCAACCAGTTTCCATTCAATCGCATTCTCAGGCGGAGACAGATAAACCTCCTCCCCTTCCTTCAGCCCTTCGGTAATAATGATCTGGTTTTCATTGGTGACACCGGTTTTCACCTGCTGGCGGACCTGTCCTGAAGTTTTATAAACAAAGGAGATACTATCGCTGGTATGTACACATTCTATCGGAAGATAAAGCACATCCGGGATAACAGAGGTGATGATGGTATTTTTTGTTGTCATGGCAGGACGAAGAATGGAATCGAATTCATTGACCCTGATCCTGACTTCAAAAACCTTTGCATTAGAGTTCCGCATCTGCTCACCGATATTGGCCACCTCGGTTACTTCACCGGTATACTTTCTGTCGGGAAAGGCATCCACGCCAATCTGCACTTTCTGTCCGGTTTTAACCTTACTGATGTCTATTTCATTTACATAGGTTTTCGAAATCATTTCATTCAGGTTCGGAAGGGTTGCCACCACATTGTCCCAGGAACTCATGGTTGATCCGATCCCCATCTTTGATCCGTCCCAGTTACGTTTATAGATCAGCATTCCCGGTTTTGGCGCGGTAACGGTAAATCCGCTCAGCACTTCACGGATCTGCTCCAACC
It includes:
- a CDS encoding ABC transporter permease produces the protein MKKIFFTGRKLYILTIALEAVFANRFRSMLTALGIIFGVAAVIAMLAIGNGAKQEILEQMKLVGVNNIIIMPKVESKMEEAAKENGQGKQATEKFSPGLTLADAASIAAIIPSVEKVSPEVVYESVIISEGVSTYGKVSGVTPDFFDVFSLPLERGEMFNEEQLREGKAVCILGATIKAKLFPHSDPVGRYVKCGNVWLKVTGVLQSRAVNAEISENLGISDYNNQVYAPIQTMLLRYRDRSVVTTAMIRGGSSGSVVIDGGFMSFSSSGGSDEGVANQIDKIVVQVKETDLISQTSEIIQRMLKRRHAGVDDFEIKVPELLLKQEQRTKDIFNIVLGAIASISLIVGGIGIMNIMLASVMERTKEIGIRMATGATRKDVIFQFLAEATLISLSGGIVGIFLGMALAKIIMEVAGILTIVSLASIVISFGVSATVGIAFGYMPAKKAAMQDPVTSLRYE